A DNA window from Physeter macrocephalus isolate SW-GA unplaced genomic scaffold, ASM283717v5 random_1554, whole genome shotgun sequence contains the following coding sequences:
- the LOC102974880 gene encoding AP-1 complex subunit gamma-like 2 has translation MVASSSSLKLQDLIQEIREAKTQAQEREVIQKECAHIRASFRDGDPLHRHRQLAKLLYVHLLGYPAHFGQMECLKLIASPRFTDKRVGYLGAMLLLDERQDAHLLITNSIKNDLSQGIQAVQGLALCTLSATGSAEMCRDLATEVEKLLLQPSAYVRKKAVLTAVHMIRKVPELSDIFLPPCAQLLHEHHHGILMGTITLITELCERSPAALKHFRKMVPQLVHILQTLVTTGYSTEHSISGVSDPFLQVQILRLLRILGRNHEESSETMNDLLAQVATNTDTSRNAGNAVLFETVLTIMDIRSAAGLRVLAVNILGRFLLNSDRNIRYVALTSLLRLVQSDHSAVQRHRPTVVECLREPDG, from the exons ATGGTGGCGTCCTCGTCCTCGCTGAAGCTTCAGGATCTTATCCAGGAGATTCGTGAGGCCAAGACCCAGGCCCAGGAGCGGGAGGTGATCCAAAAGGAGTGCGCCCACATCCGGGCCTCCTTCCGCGATGGGGACCCTCTGCACAGGCACCGCCAGCTGGCCAAACTGCTCTACGTCCACCTGTTAGGCTACCCCGCCCACTTTGGACAG ATGGAGTGCCTGAAACTGATCGCCTCCCCCAGGTTCACAGACAAGAGGGTGGGCTACCTGGGGGCCATGCTTCTACTGGATGAGAGGCAGGATGCCCACCTGCTCATTACCAACAGCATCAAGAA TGACCTGAGCCAAGGGATTCAGGCTGTACAAGGCCTGGCCCTGTGCACTCTGAGTGCCACGGGCTCTGCTGAGATGTGCCGGGACTTGGCCACAGAGGTGGAGAAACTGCTCCTGCAGCCTAGCGCCTATGTGCGCAAGAAG GCTGTTCTGACTGCAGTGCACATGATCCGGAAGGTCCCTGAGCTCTCCgacatcttcctcccaccctgtgCCCAACTGCTTCACGAACACCACCACG GCATCCTGATGGGCACCATCACGCTGATCACAGAACTCTGCGAACGAAGCCCTGCGGCCCTCAAGCACTTTCGAAAG ATGGTGCCCCAGCTGGTGCACATCCTCCAGACTCTGGTGACGACGGGATACTCCACAGAACACAGCATATCTGGAGTCAGCGACCCCTTCCTGCAG GTCCAGATACTTCGTCTGCTTCGGATTCTGGGCCGGAACCACGAGGAGAGCAGTGAGACCATGAATGACTTGCTGgcccag GTAGCCACGAACACAGACACCAGCCGAAATGCGGGCAATGCGGTCCTGTTTGAGACGGTGCTCACCATCATGGACATCCGCTCTGCAGCGGGCCTGCGG GTTCTAGCTGTCAACATTCTTGGCCGCTTCCTGCTCAACAGTGACAGGAACATTAG